The Callospermophilus lateralis isolate mCalLat2 chromosome 15, mCalLat2.hap1, whole genome shotgun sequence genome window below encodes:
- the Ina gene encoding alpha-internexin has translation MSFGSEHYLCSASSYRKVFGDSSRLSGRLSGTGGAGSFRSQSLSRCNVASSAACSSASSLGLGLAYRRLPASDGLDLSQAAARTNEYKIIRTNEKEQLQGLNDRFAVFIEKVHQLETQNRALEAELAALRQRHAEPSRVGELFQRELRDLRAQLEEASSARAQALLERDGLAEEVQRLRARCEEESRGREGAERALKAQQRDVDGATLARLDLEKKVESLLDELAFVRQVHDEEVAELLATLQASSQAAAEVDVAVAKPDLSSALREIRAQYESLAAKNLQSAEEWYKSKFANLNEQAARSTEAIRASREEIHEYRRQLQARTIEIEGLRGANESLERQILELEERHSAEVAGYQDSIGQLENDLRNTKSEMARHLREYQDLLNVKMALDIEIAAYRKLLEGEETRFSSSGLSVSGLNPPPNPSYLLPPRILSSTTSKVSSTGLSLKKEEEEEEASKVASKKTSQIGESFEEILEETVISTKKMEKSNIEESTISSQSI, from the exons ATGAGCTTCGGTTCGGAGCATTACCTGTGCTCCGCCTCCTCCTACCGCAAGGTGTTCGGGGACAGCTCTCGCCTGTCCGGGCGTCTCTCTGGGACTGGCGGCGCGGGCAGCTTCCGCTCGCAATCACTGTCCCGCTGCAATGTGGCCTCCTCGGCCGCCTGCTCCTCGGCCTCGTCGCTTGGCTTGGGCCTGGCCTACCGCCGGCTGCCGGCGTCCGACGGGCTGGACTTAAGCCAGGCGGCAGCGCGCACCAACGAGTACAAGATCATCCGCACCAACGAGAAGGAGCAGCTGCAGGGCCTCAACGACCGCTTCGCGGTGTTCATCGAGAAGGTGCACCAGCTGGAGACACAGAACCGCGCACTGGAGGCTGAGTTGGCTGCGCTGCGGCAACGCCACGCCGAGCCGTCGCGCGTGGGAGAGCTCTTCCAGCGGGAGCTGCGCGACCTGCGCGCGCAGCTGGAGGAGGCAAGCTCGGCGCGCGCGCAGGCCCTGCTGGAGCGCGACGGCCTGGCCGAAGAGGTGCAGCGATTGCGGGCGCGTTGCGAAGAGGAGAGCCGCGGGCGCGAAGGCGCCGAACGCGCCCTGAAGGCACAGCAGCGCGACGTGGACGGCGCCACTCTGGCCCGCCTGGACTTGGAAAAGAAGGTGGAGTCGCTGCTGGACGAGCTGGCTTTCGTGCGCCAGGTGCACGATGAAGAGGTAGCTGAACTGCTAGCCACGCTGCAGGCATCGTCGCAGGCCGCGGCTGAGGTGGACGTGGCTGTGGCCAAACCAGACCTGAGTTCAGCACTGAGGGAAATCCGCGCCCAATATGAGTCCCTGGCCGCTAAGAACCTGCAGTCAGCCGAGGAGTGGTACAAGTCCAAGTTCGCCAACCTGAACGAGCAGGCGGCGCGCAGCACCGAAGCCATTCGAGCCAGTCGCGAGGAGATCCACGAGTATCGGCGCCAGCTACAGGCACGCACCATCGAGATCGAGGGCCTGCGCGGGGCCAATGAATCCTTGGAGAGGCAGATCCTGGAGTTGGAGGAGCGGCACAGTGCGGAGGTGGCCGGCTACCAG GATAGCATTGGACAGCTGGAGAATGATCTGAGGAATACCAAGAGTGAGATGGCACGCCACCTTCGGGAATACCAGGACTTGCTCAATGTCAAAATGGCCCTTGACATTGAGATAGCAGCTTACAG GAAACTGCTGGAAGGTGAAGAGACAAGATTTAGCTCCAGTGGATTAAGTGTTTCAGGGCTGAATCCACCTCCCAATCCAAGTTATCTGCTTCCTCCTAGAATTCTCAGTTCTACAACCTCCAAAGTCTCATCCACTGGGCTGTCActtaagaaagaggaagaggaagaggaggcttCTAAGGTTGCCTCTAAGAAAACCTCCCAGATAGGAGAAAGTTTTGAAGAAATATTGGAGGAAACAGTAATATCTACTAAGAAAATGGAGAAGTCAAATATAGAAGAAAGCACCATTTCAAGCCAAAGCATATAA